The Candidatus Latescibacterota bacterium genome segment CCGTGGAATGACCCTTCGAAGGACATCGATAGAAAGCTCCGGGTCGATCCCGATCTTTTGCTCGTGCTGGTCCGGAGATCAGGTGATGACAGGGAAGGAGGGGAACTGGTTGCTTCAGTGATGGGAGGATACGAGGGGCACAGGGGGTGGATCAACTATCTCGCTGTCGATCCCCGGCACCGCGGCAGGGGATATGCCCGTACAATCATGAAAGAGATCGAGGAAAGGATCAGGGCAAAAGGATGTCCCAAGATCAATCTTCAGGTGAGAGAGAACAACAAAGCGGCAATCGATTTCTACAAACACTTCGGCTATGCTGACGATCATTTAATAAGTCTCGGAAAAAGACTGGTCGATGACGGGAAAAAAGGTTGATCATGCTGGAGAGATCATCCTCCATGTGCCAGATGGAAGACAACCACTTTCGAACCG includes the following:
- a CDS encoding GNAT family acetyltransferase, encoding MNEEEIQLRPFVEKDRRSLIRLWESCDLVVPWNDPSKDIDRKLRVDPDLLLVLVRRSGDDREGGELVASVMGGYEGHRGWINYLAVDPRHRGRGYARTIMKEIEERIRAKGCPKINLQVRENNKAAIDFYKHFGYADDHLISLGKRLVDDGKKG